The Pirellulales bacterium genome segment TTCACCGGCCTTTGGGTCGAATCGCACGAACATGACGATGCCTTGGCCGAAATCGCCCAGCTCTGCCGCCGGGAAAACTGGCGGCTGGCCACTTGGTCCGTCGACCAAGGGCTGAAGATTGCCGGCCAAAGTGGCGAGGCTGACGCCGGCGCCGGCGATCCATTGGCCGCAATCCGTTCGTTAAATGCCTTGGCCAGCACCGACAGTTCAGCGCTGCTGGTGCTTGTGAATTTTCACCGATTTCTGAATTCCGCCGAGGTCGTGCAAACGCTGGCTACCCAGGTCACGGCCGGCAAGCAGAATCGCACGTTTGTGGTGATATTGTCGCCGGTGGTGCAAATTCCCACCGAACTGGAAAAAGCCTTTGCCGTGATCGAGCATGAACTGCCCGACCGCGACCAGATCGAGCAAATCGCGCGCGGCGTGGCTACTGAGCCTGGCGAAATCCCCGAGGGCGATGGCCTGGTTGCCATTCTCGACGCCGCGGCCGGTTTGACCCGCATGGAAGCTGAGAATGCGTTTTCGTTGAGCCTGGTTCGGCATACGCAGCTTGTTCCCGAAGCTATCTGGGAGCTGAAATCGGGAATGCTAAAAAAAAGCGGCACGTTGCAACTGCATCGGGGTAGCGAGCGGTTCAGCGAGCTTGGCGGCCTGGAATCGCTGAAGAGCTTTTGCCTACGGGCCATGCGCCGACGTGCGAACCAGAACTCCGATGTGCGGCCCCGAGGCGTTCTTCTGCTCTCGCCGCCAGGCTGCGGGAAAAGCGCATTTTGCAAATCGCTTGGCAACGAAACGGGCAGGCCCGTGCTCACGCTCGACGTAGGCTCGCTTTTGGGCAGTCTGGTTGGCCAAAGCGAGCAGAATATTCGTCACGCCCTGCGAATCGCGGACGCGATGGCCCCCTGTGTGCTGTTTTGTGATGAGCTCGAGAAGGCTTTGAGCGGCGTAGCCAGCTCGGGGCAAACCGATTCCGGCGTGTCAGCCCGTTTATTTGGCCGACTGCTGACCTGGCTGAACGACCACGAAAGCGACGTGTTCTTCGTGGGCACCTGCAACGACATCAGCAAATTGCCGCCCGAGTTCTCAAGAGCCGAGAGGTTCGACGGCGTTTTCTTCGTTGATCTGCCAGACGTCGCCCAGCGGCGAGCTATCTGGAAGCTGTACATCGACAAGTTCGGCTTGGATGCAACACAGCCCAAGCCTGTCGATGCCGATTGGACTGGTGCCGAAATTCGCGCCTGCTGCCGCCTGGCGGCGCTGTTGGAAGTCCCGCTGGTCGAAGCAGCGCAGAATGTTGTACCCGTTGCCCGTACTGCCGGCGAAGCTGTCGAGCGCTTGCGGAGCTGGGCACACGAGCGGTGTTTATCGGCTGACCAGCCGGGCATCTACAAGCGCGACGGCGTCCGGGGCCAAAAACCCGGCCGCAAGGTCAACCGCGATCCATCGCAGAACTGACCAGGTGGCAAACAGCCACGCCCAGCTGCCGCTCGTCGTCGTGTTTCCGCGGGAACCTGCAGCATTGAACTTCCATCGAGCGGTCGTCGGGGCCTAACCCGGCTACCGCTCGTTTCATTTTCTGAGCATCCAGGAGGCCATTATGCCCGATCTGCAAGACGGCGAATCGGTCGAGATTCAAGGCTCGGCCAGGTTGCCGTACATTCTGAAGAATGTGGGCGGCGTCTACTCGTGCACCTGTCCAGCCTGGCGCAACCAGTCAAAACCCATCGAACGCCGCACATGCAAGCACTTGCGGAAATTTCGCGGCGAGCAGGCAGAACAGGATCGCGTCGGCGCCGTGGCAGGCACTCAGCCGGCCGTTGCGCCAAGCTCTTCTCGCCAGGCACCGGCGCTGCTATTGGCCGAAAGCTGGGACAACTCCACCGACGTAATTGGCTGGTGGCTGAGCGAAAAGCTCGATGGCGTCCGGGCATACTGGGACGGCAAGCGGTTTTTGTCCCGGCAAGGAAATGTTTTTCATGCACCCGACTGGTTCACCGCTGGATTGCCGGCCATCCCGCTCGACGGTGAACTGTGGCTGGCCCGCAAGGCATTTCAGCGCACGGTAGGCATCGTTCGCCGCCACGATGGCAGCAGTCTGTGGGCGCACATCAAGTTCCGCATCTTTGACGCACCGGCCATGCACGAACGGTTCGAGGAGCGCATCGAGTACCTGTGCGATTGTTTTTCCCAGCTTCGCTTGCGTTACGTCGGCGTACTGCCACAGCAGCAATGCCGCAGCCTGGCGCATCTACGCGATGAACTAGAACTGGTCCTGGCCGGCGGCGGCGAGGGCCTGATGCTGCGGCAACCTGGATCTCAATATGAAGCTGGCCGTTCAAGCACGCTGCTGAAGGTGAAACGCTTCCACGATGCTGAAGCCCAGGTAATCGAGCATCAAGGTGGTGCCGGTCGGCACAAAGGCCGGCTTGGCGCGCTACTCGTCCAGTTGCCAGACGGCACGATGTTCTCCGTGGGCACCGGCTTCACCGACGCCCAGCGAGAAGATCCGCCGCCGGTGGGCAGCCTGATTACGTTCCGCTATCAGGAGCTCACTGATCGTGACGTACCACGGTTCCCGTCGTTTGTGCGGGTCCGTCCATCAAACGCGCCGGCACCGACGATGAGTACTGATCGAGTGCCGCCAATTCACGGCTGAGGAAAGGAAGGATGTTACGTCGCGCTCGGCCGAGCGCGACGGAATTGCCGTGCCCGACGCTTTCGTCATCCGATGGAAGTTTGGCGGCTTCGACCTTGCTGGATCATTTGACTTCTCCCAAGCTGCCCTGCTGCAACACAGCACCGGCAGCTCGTTCACCCGCGACATTTGCCACCTGTCGCCGAAACGCTTTGGGCCATGATCGACATTGAAGAGGCTCCTTCGCGGAATCTCTTGTCGCTGGCGGGGGCCCGAGAAAAGTCGCTACCGCAGCCGCAGTCGTAACATCATGGCACTTTCTTCGCTTTTCTGAGATGGACGGTGGATAACCTACTGAAACGCCCTTAACCTATCAGCACGCACTTATTTCGGCGGTAGTTCGATTGTCGTTTTCGTGCCGCATCCGTCGTTGCGGAGTTGCACAATCTTGATTCCGAGACTAGAGCGTTTATGATTGCGACGTACATCCATCGTCGCCAGCATATACGTCCAATGCTCATTGAGCCGCTAATTCTCGCATCTGACGACGAAGCAGGACTTGATTTCGGCGATTTCTTCGAAGATGCCGGCTTGGTCAACGCTGCGCTGCGGAAGCTTGCCGGCCAGCTCGATCCCACGATCTGTTGCTATTGCCTTGAATTCCATTCTGTCGAGGGCGGCCGTTCATGGTTTAAACCCTACGGCTGTGATCGACAGCTGAACGGTCTCGTCACGGACGGACAAGTGCAAGTTCCGCCGCAAATATTCTACGACCGCCTTGTAAGACAGAGGCAGTCTGACAACGAATGTGATTTCTGGCCGACCGTGGCTAAATGGCAGCTGAACGGCGACGACCCCAACAACATGCCGGCCATTCTAAAGAATGCGGGCTTCCACGTTCAAATGCGGCTTCAGCGCAATGAGAAGTACATCGGCTACTTCAAAGTTGCGATGTTTGGGTCTTGCTCCGCTAACGACGAGTTCCGAATTCGCTCGGCGTTCGAAAGCGTGAAAGAATGGCTCAGAGGTGCCGTGGCTCAACGACGCCACACTCGAATGTGGCTTGATGCAGAATTCAAGCGTGCGGTGTTAAGACTGCAAGCCGACGTTGCGAGTCTGCTCGTTGCGCCACCGCCAGCCCCGTGGCGTGCATTGCGTCTGCTGTGCACGCTCATCACGAGCCACTTAACGCAGGGGTTCAACAGAATTGCCTTTCTGACACGAGGAAAGTACGACGATCTCTATTGCGCATATGCTCACGGTGGAGACTGCACTGAGGGTTTCTCGGCGGGAGTACAGCGGCTGCTCGCCGAAAGCGCGCACTCGATCGATGAATTAAAAGACTGGGTGGACTGCGCCGTTGGACCGAGTGATGATCCGCTATTCGTGGAACTCGCCGGCTCAGGGAAACAGGTGCTGAAGATTCCCAAATGCGAGCAGTCGAAATCGCTCGTGGCAAGAATCTGGCGAGACGGCGCACGGCTTTCGGGAGTGGGCAACGCGGCGGTAGCGGCGCCCAGTGGGCCGGATATTCAGCTCCCACGCGGCGTTATTCACTGGGAACCTTCGACGGTTCTGGCGGCCGAGATTGGTCGCGACGATGAATTACTGGCTCAATGGGCCGGATCGCATCCTGAGTCGGCCTGGCTGGCAGCCCGCAATAACAGATTCTTCGTGTTGCCCTGGCACGGTCCTGAAAGACCGCTGGGAATCTTTATGCTTGATCTCGGTTACTGGGGGTTTGGCAGCATCGAGTTGGCTCGAGACGTCATTCCCAGGCTTTTATTTGTCCGGGCAATCCTTTCGGAGTTTTCAGCTGACTTCGCCGGCGCAGAATGGCTTTAAGGTCGGCGCGCTGGCCGGAAAAAGCTCGCACGGTTGCTGTCGAATCAAAAACAGTTGATTGGTGGCGTCCCCTCAGCAGGCACAAGCCCCCCAAATTACGCGCGCGGTTGCCTGGCACGAAAGTTGAAGTGCGTTGACCTCCGTGGACGAACTACAAACGATGTACCCGCGTACAACTCCTAGGTGAGTACGATGGCCACCGCGCCTGAAGCAACTAATTCGCAATCTCTAGGGCCGCACGCGGCCCTGCTTAAGGCCTATAGCGTCTTGGAACGCGAACTTCATCGCGTTCGCACCGCAGTGCTCGCACAAGCCACGATGTCAGCGTTGCAGAAGTCGGCTAAGGCCACCTTCATTTCCAGCGACGACATCTTGGCTGCCCTGGCCACGATCGCCGCGACCGGAGATCTGAACTGGAGTGCGCCGCCAAAGCAGCTAGCGCGCGAGAGTTCGCCACTTCTCGAGCGGCGGCTTGAGGCACTCGGACAGCTTATAATCAAGCAGGCTACTAGCTTGGCTGCCGAAGGCGGTGCGGCTCCTTTAGATTACCCCCAGGTAACTCCCGAACTTATCGAGAGCGCTTGGGATTTCGTATGGAACAATCCTAATTTCCGCTATGCTTTACTCGTGAAAGCGGATTAGCCGACCTGTCGCCAAAAGGTTGCGACTCCAACCGCCCTTGGCTTGTTAGCGACGCAATTCTTTTTTGCAGCATCGTCGCCCAATTGGGTGGGTCGAATTTCATGGGCTCCACGAGAAGTTCCTGATCGGCCTGAATCTGGCTCGCGTCAGCCCATAAAGCCACAAGCCCCGAGGCTCCTCGATCGTGGTTAAGATGGATTCCGAGCGGGCTCTTGGTCAGAATGTCGGCATTCCCAAACGGTAACGAGCCCAAGTGTTCGCGACCGAGCGCTTCAAGTGCATCGGCAGTCTCGCCTTTTCGCATCGCTATCAAATTGATCAATGTCGCGATGCTTCTGGCTTCGTAACGGAACGGAGCCTGAGCGATAAACCACAAGAGAGTCCAAGGCACCGTTTTGCATTTGGGAAAGCGACGACGAAGCAATTGCATCGCAATGACGATCTTATCGGACGTCGTGTTGACGTCAACGTCCGCCAATGACGGAAGCTTTACGACCGTTCCGTTGATGCGAGAAAATAGGTCCGCCAGTTTCGTATCGTCGTCCTTTCCACCGGAATTCCGAGCGGAGGCCATCTCTCTCGCATCTCGCAGTTTTTCAGGCAGCTTCGATCTGCTGCCTGCTAGAAAAAAGACGACGCGACCAAGGCGCAACTCGCGATTTCCGACGTCAAGCTCCCCGTCCCATAACAAGGGCAATAGTAACGGATAATTAGAATCGTGACTGTCGAACTCGTCTAGAAATACGATCGGCAGCTTGCCCTCGATTGTGATATTGCGAGCAGCGTCCAGCACCCTGCCGAGATCATCCTTTCCCTGCATGGTGGCCATGTTGTACGGTACGTAGCCGACAAATTGGTTGCCGATCTGCTTCACGAGCGATTTGATTAGCTGACTCTTTCCTGATCCCGGGCTGGCCAGCAATAGGAAATTCAGCGGTCGCGACAGAGAAGGATCGTCGCGATAGCGATTAATGTTTTGCAACACTTCACGAACGTCGATGATGTGCTTGTGATTCAGGGTGGCATAATCCGGCAGCCACTCCAAGCTACTATATGAGTACGCCAGGACAGGCAGATTTAAATCCGTGTGTTGGTCGGGATCGGACGCCATTTGCTCAATGTCCCCTCGCATCTCCGTAATTGCCGTTTTCACCTCCTCACTCTCCGGCTCTCTAATGTACGACGACGCACGCGCAATCGCCTGTGCGTATTTTTCAACGAGCAAGGCGCTTTGCTGCTCGGGCAATGGTTTCGCTTGAGACCGCCCACGTCTCGTCTGCCGCTTTGCATTCATCGTCGGCCGCTCAAAGAAGTCGTTCTTGCCTCTTGACGGGAGCGATTATATTGTCCGGCGCACCATTCCGCGATGTTTTCGACATCATTGCGGTTGCCAAGCCCCGTACGAAGCGCGCGTTGGTCCGACACTACCGCGTGCAGCAGGCGAGAGGCTACTCCCTCGTTAATGAGGCTCGAAGTTCGTCGGTTTTCTGGGCCTGACGGTGAGCCTGGTTCGAACGAAACCACCGGAAACATTCGCTTCCGCATACGCATCTCGTAAGTTTACGGCCCTTCATCCTGCGGCTACGGCCGTAGGCTGAACCTTTGCGCGCACGGAGTCGCTCGTCCTCCCCCTTTTGGTGTCAGCGTTACAGTAAGCTTCGATCCGGGCTTAATGAATGTCCCTTACCGCTTCCTGACATCTATCTATAGGGAACCAGCACCATGACCCGACGTTTCGAATTCTTCGGCGGCATTTCGGCCAAGTTCTGGGAAATCGAGATCAAGAATACCAGCGTTACCGTGCGCTACGGCCGGCTGGGCGCCAGCGGCCAGCAGCAAGAAAAGTAATTCGCCGACGCGGCCGCATCCAACAAGCATGCCGACAAGCTCATCGCGGAGAAGACCCGTAAGGGTTACCGCGAAACGGCCGCCGCGTAGCTGTTCTGGTCCGGAACGAGGTAACGTGGCTGACATCTGACTGGAGCGCCCCGATGGCGAACAACTACCTGGAGTTTTCGGAGGTTCTCGACCAGCTGACTGAAGACGAGCGCCGGTGGTTAGAGGAACAGCTTGAAACCGTCTTTGTGTTCGGTGACCACGAATACACCGCTCAGACCCTGCCAAGCGACCTGTCGGAAGAAGATGCCGACTGGACCGGTCTTCGCGTATTGCGCGATTTCCCCGACGACGAAGGCGGCGAAACCGACTTTGAATTCGCCTTCTACGATGATCCGGAGAATGGCCAGTACCTTTGGTTCTGTGCCAATGAAGGTGGAGACCCAGGTCAGGTTGGTCACCTCGTACAAAAGTTCCTGCGGCAGTTTCGCCGCGACCAGTGCTGGTCGCTGACTTATGCCACGACCTGCTCGAAGCCACGGATTGGCGAGTTTTCCGGCGGCGCACTGTTTGTGACCGCCGACAGCGTGGAACTGATCGATGCTCACGATATTGTCGAACAACGGCGCGTGGCTTTTCGTGGCCGCGCTCTCAATCCCAACAGTCCAAAGGAAAACTCCGCATGAGCACATTGCTCGACAATCCGACCCATACCTCGACCCCAGCCTCGGCCCATCGGCTGCGTGCCACGATGGCTGCCGTGCGCGTGTCGCTTTCCTGGCTCGGTGTGCGCAAGACGCTCACCCAGGAGCAAAAGGCTCGGGCTGCCGAATCGTTCGGCGCCCAAGGCCAGTACCTCTCGGCCGGCAAAAAGTTGCTGGACACCAGCCATCCGGCCTTCAAGGCAGTGACGAGCATCCGCGGCCGGCTGATTTCCTACTGGAAAGGCATTTCGCTGCCGTACCCCGAGCCGGGCATCCGATTGATCCGGCAGGATGACATCCAGGCCTTCAGCATGCACATGACCACGCTCAAGGCGGAACTGGAAGAGGCGGTCGAGCGGCTGGATGAGCATTTCGCCGAGCTGAAATCTGCTGCTCGCCAGCGGCTCGGTTCGCTCTTCAACTCCAGTGACTATCCGACGTCTTTGCACGGCCTGTTCGGCGTCGACTGGGATTTCCCCTCGGTTGAGCCGCCGAATTATCTGCGCGAGCTGAGTCCCGAGTTGTTCCGGCAGGAGCAGGCCCGGGTCGCAGCTCGTTTCGACGAGGCCGTGCGGTTGGCCGAAGAAGCGTTTATCGGCGAGCTGGGCAAGCTGGTTTCGCATCTAACCGAGCGGCTCAGCGGCACTGACGACGGCAAGCCCAAGGTGTTTCGCGACTCGGCGATCACCAACCTGACTGAGTTTTTCGAGCGGTTCAAGCAACTCAACATTGGCTCGAGCGGCCAGCTCGACGACCTGGTTGAGCAGGCCCAGCGCACCGTCCGCGGCGTCGAGCCGCAGGCTTTGCGCGACAATTCCGGCTTGCGGCAGCATCTGGCGACCGAGCTGGCCGGCGTGCAGTCGGTGCTCGATGGCCTGCTGGTTGATCGGCCACGCAGAAATATTCTGCGCCGCCGTGACGAGGTGGCATGATGGAGCTGGTCGTCGAACCTGGTGGCCAGGCCCGGTGCATTTACGGCGAGGCTATTAATTTGGCTACTTTGGGCCGGCTGTCGATCAGCCGAGCCAGCCATGTCGAGCCGGATGACAAAGGCCAATGGTTTGCTGCAATCATCGGCGGGCCGGTGCTGGGGCCATTCAGTAATCGCAGCCAGGCTGTCGAAGCCGAGCTTGCCTGGTTGAATGCCAGCTGGCTGCTGACCAGCTAATCGGCTGACTTCTCCGGGCAGCTCGATCGAGTTGCCCAATCCCGTCCGTCTTTCCCAGCGGTACTGCGCGCGCAGGCCGTGAAATTGTTGTCACGAAAGGACCTGTCGATGACACAGCGAGAACTTGAACACGAACTGGCTCAGATGACCGGTGAATCCGTGAGCACAATCCGCAACATAGGCTTCAGCCTGGTCGAACCGCCCGAACTGGAGCCTTTGACCGTCGATTGGGATGCACTGGCAGCCCAGCGCACGGCCGTTTTCCCGGACAAAGGCCGAAGCCGCACACGGCTGGCAGCATAATTACTGGCCGCTGGGCGACCATCGGTGATTCGTGCCGATGGTCGCCCAAGGGCGTTTACCACATCAGCAGCGGCCCAGGATGCTTCGGCAGTCGAGCGGCCGCCAATGCCCTGGCGGCGGCCATGCGCAGCCCTTGATCCGACCGGTAGCGGGTTAGTTCCAATGCCGCGCGGGCCTTCGGCAAGCGTTTGATTTGCCAGAGCGTCGCAGCAGCGTGGTAGGCCGCCATCGGATCATCGGAAGCCATCTGCTTTTTGAGTAATTTGATCGCCAACTCATCGTCCGGCGACAGTCGCAATAAGCAATCAGCCAGGTTTTCGCCTAACCGCTGGCTTTCGATTGCTTGATGCAGCCACGTGGCAGCCTCATGCGTCTCCGGCCCCAAGTCGGCCATCGCGCCAACAGCTTGATAATCGCCAGCATCCGTTTTTTCCTCGAGCGCGTGCAAACCGGTCTCGCGCTCGCCAATTCGCCATAAAGCTACAGCAGCCGGGATTGCCAAATGAGGAACATCCAGCTTCTTCTTGAGCGCTGGCACCGCTGCTTGCGCCGCCGGGCCAATGCGCCCGAGAGCGTCGATGGCCCGGTTGCCGTTGGGCTTGTCGATAAAACCAATGAGGTCGGGCACCGCATGCTCGGCAACCGGGCCAAGTTCTGCCAGCGTCATGCACGCAACAAATCCATCATTGCCGCCAAAGCCCAACTTATCCTCGCGCACCATTCGGCCCAGCGCCGGCACGGCAGGGGCCGCCTTAGATCCGAAATGCACCAGCATTTGACACGCCGCGGCACGCACGAACCGGGATCGATCGCCAAGCGCCTCGATCAGCAGTGAAATGACTTCGTCTTGCGGCTCTTTAATTTGCCCCAAGGCGATTACCATCCGCTGGCGTTCTTCACCGTCCAAGGCCGGGCGGGGATTCGCCGGTTCTTTCACCGATTGATGATAAAGACGGACAAGGACCGGCACGGCGTCTTTGGCGCTCGGCCCCAGGCTCGCAAGCGCGAGCAGAGCCTCGCGGTTGATGTGTGGCTTATCGATCAACTCGATCAAGGCCGGCGTGGCCTCCTTGGCCGACGGCCCGATTGCAGCCAGAACCCTCGCGGCGGCCGACGCGGTGCTATAGCTTCCACTCCGCAGAAACTTGATCATCATCGGCGCCAGCGGGGCAGCCTCCGCCCCGATTTCGTTATAAAAATAATAAGCGATGTCTACTTGAACATGCCCGTAGCCCGTCGGATCGCTGACAGCTAGTTTTTCAAACTCAGTCCCTAGCGATCGTACAGCCTGCGGGTCAGCACTCACCTGCCACAGCGCTTTGGCTGCCGCAATCCGCAGCCTTTGGTCGTCGTCGTCCAGCAGCGGACGAATTGCCTCCGCAGCTGCCTTTGCCGTGGAACGTAGCTCGCCCAGAGCATTCACGGCAGCCAGCCGGCACTGCCGGTCGGCGAGCAGTTTTTGCAATGGCTCGATCGCCGGTGCAGCGAATGGACCGCACAAGGACAAGGCCCCGGCCGCTGCCGAGCGAACGTCAGCCTCGCGGTCAGACAATGCACGCACCAAGATGGGAATGGCCTGCGGCACGTCGGCAATGCCAACTTTGCCTCGCGGCGGACAAGGCCCGATGCAACACATGGTGTGATCGTTGTAGTTGAACATGCCGTGGAGCGCTTGGGCAGCCGCAGCGCGCTGGTCGCCATCGCCCATTTGCAAGTCCGCAAGCCACTCGCTGAAGCGCTTGTCGCCAAAGGCCGGATTCAGCGGATCGGGAGGGCCCGGCGGGCCTTTTATATCGGCAATCGGCAGCAAGGCATCCTGCTTGCCAGCTGGGTTTTTCAGCAGCACCGGCTCTGGCAGCATCGACCGCGGCACACTGCACGACCGAAAGAACGAGCTCGCCTGCTGGGCCACCTCGCTGTCGGGATCCACGGTTAGTTCGTTAATCAACGGAGCCAGAATGGCCGCGTCATAAGCGACCCAGTCGAGGTGTTGTACCACGTGCGCCCGGATCGTTGCGTCCAGATCCCGCAGCGCCGTCGCCACCAAGGGAAAAAGGCGCGGGTCAACCGTGTTGACATCGACGAGCCGCTGAACCACGGTAAACCGCACATCGCGATCTGGATCGGACACGGCTTTCGACAACGCGCCGATCTGCTGGTCGCGAACGGCTGGGCTCAAACAAACCAGTGCCAGCCCGGCCGACGCCCGCACATGTGGGTCCGAATGATCGAGGAGCTTAACGAGTTCGCTCCGCACAGTTGCATCGTCGCTGGCCAGCGTGCTTAGATTGTAGGCTGCTTGTTCGCGAACGTGGCGACGCTCGTGGCCGGCAGCATCCACCAGCACTTTCAAGGCCAGCGGTTTGTCCCCAAGTTTTGCCAATGCCCAGGCAACCGACAGCCGAACCTGGGCGTCGTCATCGCGCGCGAGCTGCTCGAGTGTCGGCAAGGCCGGCTCGCCAATGCCCACTAAGGCCTGAACGGCCTCGGCCGCTGGCCCACGGCTGTCATGGCTGTGACGCACGAGCCAGACGAGGTCTGGAAGGATTGCCGCGGCATCGGGGCCAAGCCGCTCGACCGAGTAATGATCCACGCCGATCGGCTCATGGGCCTTCGAAGCCGATCGCCGGACAAGTACGCCGGCAAATTCCTTGGGAAAGAAAGGCAGCGCGCGAAAGATTTCGGAGTGGAGCTTGTCGTCGGCCGTGGTCAGAAGGGATTGCAATGTATTGCGCGCTTGCTGGTTTTCGGGCTCGAGCCGGTTGAGCAACAGGGCCGCTTGCAATTGCAGGTTCCAATTCGGTGCCTTGAGCGACTCGCTCAGCACGCTCCGCTCCAGCTTCGCTTCCGTGCCTATGCGAGCGATTGCTCGGAGAATCTGGGCCCGCGTGTCATCGTCGGAAGTCGCAAATACATCGATTAGCGCCGGCATCGCGTCGGCTGCAGCCGGGCCAATCGCTCCCAGGGCTTTCACCAATTGCTGACGGTTCGCCTTGCGGCCGTCTTTCAACTCGCGA includes the following:
- a CDS encoding HEAT repeat domain-containing protein; translated protein: MRSNVLAAILAVALVGGCFVLEHLWLGPESAALPPTLEELHPTPSWAIDELESTARGVRLNAVTILAQASSADASDTPELTKRLQSQKPPTRYWACAALAAIGPGAQAAVPGLKRLLSDPEPAIRLQAAEAIYRIAPGASPLSSRMIGLLHLPDTITRRRNLYVAGLLPEWLPLVDNKRELVARLSRELIVEARITRPGSPGFREAQVRYDRHRAAIQVLGCIGPEAHAAVPVLIDALINSRGGDHEIFQRALSSIGRPAVAPLIERSRAVDSAAKRSWIWSVLGQMGADMLPDLEPYWQDPDPRVRHGIVTIAEFMRPTATRAIPNLIRALRDPDAEVRRTATISFSEMGSAAVPAVPALIAALSDSDSLVPYYALVSLEGMGKFAKDAVPALARELKDGRKANRQQLVKALGAIGPAAADAMPALIDVFATSDDDTRAQILRAIARIGTEAKLERSVLSESLKAPNWNLQLQAALLLNRLEPENQQARNTLQSLLTTADDKLHSEIFRALPFFPKEFAGVLVRRSASKAHEPIGVDHYSVERLGPDAAAILPDLVWLVRHSHDSRGPAAEAVQALVGIGEPALPTLEQLARDDDAQVRLSVAWALAKLGDKPLALKVLVDAAGHERRHVREQAAYNLSTLASDDATVRSELVKLLDHSDPHVRASAGLALVCLSPAVRDQQIGALSKAVSDPDRDVRFTVVQRLVDVNTVDPRLFPLVATALRDLDATIRAHVVQHLDWVAYDAAILAPLINELTVDPDSEVAQQASSFFRSCSVPRSMLPEPVLLKNPAGKQDALLPIADIKGPPGPPDPLNPAFGDKRFSEWLADLQMGDGDQRAAAAQALHGMFNYNDHTMCCIGPCPPRGKVGIADVPQAIPILVRALSDREADVRSAAAGALSLCGPFAAPAIEPLQKLLADRQCRLAAVNALGELRSTAKAAAEAIRPLLDDDDQRLRIAAAKALWQVSADPQAVRSLGTEFEKLAVSDPTGYGHVQVDIAYYFYNEIGAEAAPLAPMMIKFLRSGSYSTASAAARVLAAIGPSAKEATPALIELIDKPHINREALLALASLGPSAKDAVPVLVRLYHQSVKEPANPRPALDGEERQRMVIALGQIKEPQDEVISLLIEALGDRSRFVRAAACQMLVHFGSKAAPAVPALGRMVREDKLGFGGNDGFVACMTLAELGPVAEHAVPDLIGFIDKPNGNRAIDALGRIGPAAQAAVPALKKKLDVPHLAIPAAVALWRIGERETGLHALEEKTDAGDYQAVGAMADLGPETHEAATWLHQAIESQRLGENLADCLLRLSPDDELAIKLLKKQMASDDPMAAYHAAATLWQIKRLPKARAALELTRYRSDQGLRMAAARALAAARLPKHPGPLLMW
- a CDS encoding AAA family ATPase — encoded protein: MTLAVRLAEYVRACFTGLWVESHEHDDALAEIAQLCRRENWRLATWSVDQGLKIAGQSGEADAGAGDPLAAIRSLNALASTDSSALLVLVNFHRFLNSAEVVQTLATQVTAGKQNRTFVVILSPVVQIPTELEKAFAVIEHELPDRDQIEQIARGVATEPGEIPEGDGLVAILDAAAGLTRMEAENAFSLSLVRHTQLVPEAIWELKSGMLKKSGTLQLHRGSERFSELGGLESLKSFCLRAMRRRANQNSDVRPRGVLLLSPPGCGKSAFCKSLGNETGRPVLTLDVGSLLGSLVGQSEQNIRHALRIADAMAPCVLFCDELEKALSGVASSGQTDSGVSARLFGRLLTWLNDHESDVFFVGTCNDISKLPPEFSRAERFDGVFFVDLPDVAQRRAIWKLYIDKFGLDATQPKPVDADWTGAEIRACCRLAALLEVPLVEAAQNVVPVARTAGEAVERLRSWAHERCLSADQPGIYKRDGVRGQKPGRKVNRDPSQN
- a CDS encoding AAA family ATPase, translating into MKTAITEMRGDIEQMASDPDQHTDLNLPVLAYSYSSLEWLPDYATLNHKHIIDVREVLQNINRYRDDPSLSRPLNFLLLASPGSGKSQLIKSLVKQIGNQFVGYVPYNMATMQGKDDLGRVLDAARNITIEGKLPIVFLDEFDSHDSNYPLLLPLLWDGELDVGNRELRLGRVVFFLAGSRSKLPEKLRDAREMASARNSGGKDDDTKLADLFSRINGTVVKLPSLADVDVNTTSDKIVIAMQLLRRRFPKCKTVPWTLLWFIAQAPFRYEARSIATLINLIAMRKGETADALEALGREHLGSLPFGNADILTKSPLGIHLNHDRGASGLVALWADASQIQADQELLVEPMKFDPPNWATMLQKRIASLTSQGRLESQPFGDRSANPLSRVKHSGN
- a CDS encoding DNA ligase; the encoded protein is MPDLQDGESVEIQGSARLPYILKNVGGVYSCTCPAWRNQSKPIERRTCKHLRKFRGEQAEQDRVGAVAGTQPAVAPSSSRQAPALLLAESWDNSTDVIGWWLSEKLDGVRAYWDGKRFLSRQGNVFHAPDWFTAGLPAIPLDGELWLARKAFQRTVGIVRRHDGSSLWAHIKFRIFDAPAMHERFEERIEYLCDCFSQLRLRYVGVLPQQQCRSLAHLRDELELVLAGGGEGLMLRQPGSQYEAGRSSTLLKVKRFHDAEAQVIEHQGGAGRHKGRLGALLVQLPDGTMFSVGTGFTDAQREDPPPVGSLITFRYQELTDRDVPRFPSFVRVRPSNAPAPTMSTDRVPPIHG